A window from Acropora palmata chromosome 14, jaAcrPala1.3, whole genome shotgun sequence encodes these proteins:
- the LOC141865847 gene encoding uncharacterized protein LOC141865847 isoform X2, translated as MQPTMIGFWITCDENYEFPRKSLDALASLGLLGLIVPKALGGLGQNHACAAMVVETIARYGCSSTAMVYVMHLGAVASMLFRHHNNNTLQDVLRRLDKDRLVGTLVFSDPATGGHNWFPFSSKAKQLDDNTIQVLRYGAWVTSAGFADFYVVECTSPSFDGDFMNLSIYLMFKDEVRSSVDDWSALGMRGNQSSPVVCEGVLTADRLIGSFGEFPLAAHEVIDPYFLLFSSACWNGIALGAIDIAKKHVKRTEHADMGLRVADFPIIQDYFGKCLTETNCSRMMLFSVAQGMDDMTNNNDWSIYQEPIMVPIRGQFHHWCFQVKIKAATNVTQVTDDMLHACGGVGYKKELGLERLLRDGKAGWVMGASNEVLRQVVGKTSLFGPEAIDFWCKVPDSRALNFELKKLTGSAKRELARKLLNEAEKEDKIEKNQKCLYEDLDFDNPFSNRPPAILKSPDIQHGIKHARNPCLNPNEFVALRLLSVKSLSEVVAEYTFALPQATDFTGCFPGQYVRVRLGNNQRFLSPVTRAKELGKISLLLKHETHGIFSNSMRSLKIGDTADFSGPCGGYEYQANSTCHLTLLASAMSCQPALQIVREITANPSDQTSVCLLLHANKPADIPYRQELQKYSVHDHRIQVSFTVTEVDCDDWEGGEGYIDSKLLSSKLPSQEETSHRVLVCGGPRMIMGVLQGLRELGYSSEKIFVYGQFGVQQIRAVYGKFTELAQQREKENNNDNNITIVKLNGYVH; from the exons ATGCAGCCAACCATGATAGGCTTTTGG ATCACGTGCGATGAAAATTACGAGTTTCCAAGAAAGAGCCTGGATGCTTTGGCGTCGCTTGGACTTCTGGGACTCATTGTACCCAAGGCATTAGGCGGGCTGGGCCAGAACCACGCATGTGCTGCAATGGTTGTAGAGACAATCGCCAGATATGGTTGTTCTAGTACTGCTATGGTCTACG TCATGCACCTCGGAGCAGTAGCATCAATGCTGTTCCGTCACCACAACAATAACACTCTTCAAGATGTTCTCAGACGCTTGGACAAAGACAGATTAGTTGGTACTCTGGTGTTTAGTGACCCTGCCACAG GTGGCCACAACTGGTTCCCATTCTCCTCCAAAGCAAAGCAACTGGACGACAATACCATTCAGGTTTTGCGCTATGGGGCATGGGTAACAAGCGCTGGATTCGCAGATTTTTATGTTGTTGAATGCACGAGTCCCTCATTCGATGGCGACTTTATGAACCTCAGCATTTACCTTATGTTTAAG GATGAAGTTCGATCAAGTGTTGACGACTGGTCAGCGCTGGGCATGCGCGGTAACCAATCTAGTCCTGTGGTGTGCGAAGGTGTATTGACTGCTGACAGACTTATTGGGTCATTTG GTGAATTCCCATTAGCTGCGCATGAGGTCATCGATCCATACTTCTTGTTGTTTAGCTCAGCATGCTGGAACGGAATTGCTTTGGGAGCCATTGACATCGCGAAGAAGCACGTGAAAAGAACGGAGCATGCTGATATGGGTTTACGCGTGGCAGACTTCCCAATCATACAG GATTACTTTGGCAAATGCCTGACAGAAACAAACTGTTCTCGAATGATGCTTTTCAGTGTTGCACAAGGAATGGATGACATGACAAACAACAACGATTGGTCAATTTACCAGGAACCAATTATGGTACCAAT TCGAGGTCAGTTTCATCATTGGTGCTTTCAAGTCAAGATTAAGGCAGCTACCAATGTCACTCAGGTGACAGATGACATGTTACACGCCTGTGGAGGGGTTGGATACAAGAAAGAACTTG GCTTGGAGCGTTTGCTACGCGATGGCAAGGCAGGATGGGTAATGGGAGCTAGCAATGAGGTACTGAGACAAGTGGTTGGAAAAACGAGCCTCTTTGGCCCTGAAGCAATTGACTTCTG GTGTAAGGTTCCTGATAGTCGAGCTCTTAACTTTGAGTTGAAGAAATTGACTGGAAGCGCGAAACGTGAACTGGCACGAAAGCTACTAAATGAAGCTgagaaagaagacaaaatcgAGAAAAATCAAAAGTGCCTATATGAAGATTTGGACTTTGACAACCCATTCAGCAACAGACCCCCTGCCATCTTAAAATCTCCGGACATCCAACATGGAATTAAGCACGCACGAAACCCTTGTCTAAATCCAAATGAATTTGTTGCATTGAGGCTCTTGTCCGTCAAATCACTCAGCGAAGTGGTTGCTGAGTATACCTTCGCCTTACCTCAGGCTACCGACTTCACTGGGTGCTTTCCCGGTCAGTATGTTCGAGTGAGACTCGGAAATAACCAACGATTTCTCTCACCTGTGACGCGCGCGAAGGAGCTTGGAAAAATTTCGCTATTACTGAAACACGAAACCCATGGCATCTTTTCTAACTCCATGCGCTCTCTTAAAATTG GTGATACGGCAGATTTCTCCGGACCTTGCGGTGGATACGAATACCAAGCAAACTCCACTTGTCACCTGACCCTTCTAGCGTCAGCTATGTCATGTCAGCCTGCTTTGCAGATTGTACGAGAAATAACGGCAAACCCAAGTGACCAAACTTCTGTATGTCTCTTACTCCACGCCAATAAACCAGCTGATATACCTTACCGACAAGAACTACAGAAGTACTCTGTTCACGACCATCGGATTCAAGTGTCATTCACCGTCACTGAAGTTGACTGCGACGATTGGGAGGGAGGAGAGGGTTACATCGATTCAAAACTTCTATCTAGTAAGCTCCCCTCCCAAGAAGAAACCAGTCATCGCGTGTTGGTGTGTGGTGGCCCTCGCATGATCATGGGAGTGCTCCAGGGGCTCCGAGAGCTAGGCTACTCAAGTGAGAAGATCTTTGTGTACGGTCAATTTGGGGTCCAACAGATTCGAGCTGTCTACGGAAAGTTTACTGAGCTGGCACAACAAagggagaaagaaaacaacaatgatAACAACATCACCATCGTCAAACTGAATGGATATGTCCATTAA
- the LOC141865847 gene encoding uncharacterized protein LOC141865847 isoform X4, with amino-acid sequence MVVETIARYGCSSTAMVYVMHLGAVASMLFRHHNNNTLQDVLRRLDKDRLVGTLVFSDPATGGHNWFPFSSKAKQLDDNTIQVLRYGAWVTSAGFADFYVVECTSPSFDGDFMNLSIYLMFKDEVRSSVDDWSALGMRGNQSSPVVCEGVLTADRLIGSFGEFPLAAHEVIDPYFLLFSSACWNGIALGAIDIAKKHVKRTEHADMGLRVADFPIIQDYFGKCLTETNCSRMMLFSVAQGMDDMTNNNDWSIYQEPIMVPIRGQFHHWCFQVKIKAATNVTQVTDDMLHACGGVGYKKELGLERLLRDGKAGWVMGASNEVLRQVVGKTSLFGPEAIDFWCKVPDSRALNFELKKLTGSAKRELARKLLNEAEKEDKIEKNQKCLYEDLDFDNPFSNRPPAILKSPDIQHGIKHARNPCLNPNEFVALRLLSVKSLSEVVAEYTFALPQATDFTGCFPGQYVRVRLGNNQRFLSPVTRAKELGKISLLLKHETHGIFSNSMRSLKIGDTADFSGPCGGYEYQANSTCHLTLLASAMSCQPALQIVREITANPSDQTSVCLLLHANKPADIPYRQELQKYSVHDHRIQVSFTVTEVDCDDWEGGEGYIDSKLLSSKLPSQEETSHRVLVCGGPRMIMGVLQGLRELGYSSEKIFVYGQFGVQQIRAVYGKFTELAQQREKENNNDNNITIVKLNGYVH; translated from the exons ATGGTTGTAGAGACAATCGCCAGATATGGTTGTTCTAGTACTGCTATGGTCTACG TCATGCACCTCGGAGCAGTAGCATCAATGCTGTTCCGTCACCACAACAATAACACTCTTCAAGATGTTCTCAGACGCTTGGACAAAGACAGATTAGTTGGTACTCTGGTGTTTAGTGACCCTGCCACAG GTGGCCACAACTGGTTCCCATTCTCCTCCAAAGCAAAGCAACTGGACGACAATACCATTCAGGTTTTGCGCTATGGGGCATGGGTAACAAGCGCTGGATTCGCAGATTTTTATGTTGTTGAATGCACGAGTCCCTCATTCGATGGCGACTTTATGAACCTCAGCATTTACCTTATGTTTAAG GATGAAGTTCGATCAAGTGTTGACGACTGGTCAGCGCTGGGCATGCGCGGTAACCAATCTAGTCCTGTGGTGTGCGAAGGTGTATTGACTGCTGACAGACTTATTGGGTCATTTG GTGAATTCCCATTAGCTGCGCATGAGGTCATCGATCCATACTTCTTGTTGTTTAGCTCAGCATGCTGGAACGGAATTGCTTTGGGAGCCATTGACATCGCGAAGAAGCACGTGAAAAGAACGGAGCATGCTGATATGGGTTTACGCGTGGCAGACTTCCCAATCATACAG GATTACTTTGGCAAATGCCTGACAGAAACAAACTGTTCTCGAATGATGCTTTTCAGTGTTGCACAAGGAATGGATGACATGACAAACAACAACGATTGGTCAATTTACCAGGAACCAATTATGGTACCAAT TCGAGGTCAGTTTCATCATTGGTGCTTTCAAGTCAAGATTAAGGCAGCTACCAATGTCACTCAGGTGACAGATGACATGTTACACGCCTGTGGAGGGGTTGGATACAAGAAAGAACTTG GCTTGGAGCGTTTGCTACGCGATGGCAAGGCAGGATGGGTAATGGGAGCTAGCAATGAGGTACTGAGACAAGTGGTTGGAAAAACGAGCCTCTTTGGCCCTGAAGCAATTGACTTCTG GTGTAAGGTTCCTGATAGTCGAGCTCTTAACTTTGAGTTGAAGAAATTGACTGGAAGCGCGAAACGTGAACTGGCACGAAAGCTACTAAATGAAGCTgagaaagaagacaaaatcgAGAAAAATCAAAAGTGCCTATATGAAGATTTGGACTTTGACAACCCATTCAGCAACAGACCCCCTGCCATCTTAAAATCTCCGGACATCCAACATGGAATTAAGCACGCACGAAACCCTTGTCTAAATCCAAATGAATTTGTTGCATTGAGGCTCTTGTCCGTCAAATCACTCAGCGAAGTGGTTGCTGAGTATACCTTCGCCTTACCTCAGGCTACCGACTTCACTGGGTGCTTTCCCGGTCAGTATGTTCGAGTGAGACTCGGAAATAACCAACGATTTCTCTCACCTGTGACGCGCGCGAAGGAGCTTGGAAAAATTTCGCTATTACTGAAACACGAAACCCATGGCATCTTTTCTAACTCCATGCGCTCTCTTAAAATTG GTGATACGGCAGATTTCTCCGGACCTTGCGGTGGATACGAATACCAAGCAAACTCCACTTGTCACCTGACCCTTCTAGCGTCAGCTATGTCATGTCAGCCTGCTTTGCAGATTGTACGAGAAATAACGGCAAACCCAAGTGACCAAACTTCTGTATGTCTCTTACTCCACGCCAATAAACCAGCTGATATACCTTACCGACAAGAACTACAGAAGTACTCTGTTCACGACCATCGGATTCAAGTGTCATTCACCGTCACTGAAGTTGACTGCGACGATTGGGAGGGAGGAGAGGGTTACATCGATTCAAAACTTCTATCTAGTAAGCTCCCCTCCCAAGAAGAAACCAGTCATCGCGTGTTGGTGTGTGGTGGCCCTCGCATGATCATGGGAGTGCTCCAGGGGCTCCGAGAGCTAGGCTACTCAAGTGAGAAGATCTTTGTGTACGGTCAATTTGGGGTCCAACAGATTCGAGCTGTCTACGGAAAGTTTACTGAGCTGGCACAACAAagggagaaagaaaacaacaatgatAACAACATCACCATCGTCAAACTGAATGGATATGTCCATTAA
- the LOC141865847 gene encoding uncharacterized protein LOC141865847 isoform X1, producing MATKQSVKTWGEREFWGLNWDFDPQWMLSEKQKEIQKKLIETCRAVIRPNAITCDENYEFPRKSLDALASLGLLGLIVPKALGGLGQNHACAAMVVETIARYGCSSTAMVYVMHLGAVASMLFRHHNNNTLQDVLRRLDKDRLVGTLVFSDPATGGHNWFPFSSKAKQLDDNTIQVLRYGAWVTSAGFADFYVVECTSPSFDGDFMNLSIYLMFKDEVRSSVDDWSALGMRGNQSSPVVCEGVLTADRLIGSFGEFPLAAHEVIDPYFLLFSSACWNGIALGAIDIAKKHVKRTEHADMGLRVADFPIIQDYFGKCLTETNCSRMMLFSVAQGMDDMTNNNDWSIYQEPIMVPIRGQFHHWCFQVKIKAATNVTQVTDDMLHACGGVGYKKELGLERLLRDGKAGWVMGASNEVLRQVVGKTSLFGPEAIDFWCKVPDSRALNFELKKLTGSAKRELARKLLNEAEKEDKIEKNQKCLYEDLDFDNPFSNRPPAILKSPDIQHGIKHARNPCLNPNEFVALRLLSVKSLSEVVAEYTFALPQATDFTGCFPGQYVRVRLGNNQRFLSPVTRAKELGKISLLLKHETHGIFSNSMRSLKIGDTADFSGPCGGYEYQANSTCHLTLLASAMSCQPALQIVREITANPSDQTSVCLLLHANKPADIPYRQELQKYSVHDHRIQVSFTVTEVDCDDWEGGEGYIDSKLLSSKLPSQEETSHRVLVCGGPRMIMGVLQGLRELGYSSEKIFVYGQFGVQQIRAVYGKFTELAQQREKENNNDNNITIVKLNGYVH from the exons ATGGCTACCAAACAAAGCGTTAAGACCTGGGGCGAGAGAGAATTCTGGGGCTTAAACTGGGATTTCGACCCACAGTGGATGTTGAgcgaaaagcaaaaagaaattcaaaaaaaactaattgaAACTTGCAGAGCAGTGATTCGACCAAATGCT ATCACGTGCGATGAAAATTACGAGTTTCCAAGAAAGAGCCTGGATGCTTTGGCGTCGCTTGGACTTCTGGGACTCATTGTACCCAAGGCATTAGGCGGGCTGGGCCAGAACCACGCATGTGCTGCAATGGTTGTAGAGACAATCGCCAGATATGGTTGTTCTAGTACTGCTATGGTCTACG TCATGCACCTCGGAGCAGTAGCATCAATGCTGTTCCGTCACCACAACAATAACACTCTTCAAGATGTTCTCAGACGCTTGGACAAAGACAGATTAGTTGGTACTCTGGTGTTTAGTGACCCTGCCACAG GTGGCCACAACTGGTTCCCATTCTCCTCCAAAGCAAAGCAACTGGACGACAATACCATTCAGGTTTTGCGCTATGGGGCATGGGTAACAAGCGCTGGATTCGCAGATTTTTATGTTGTTGAATGCACGAGTCCCTCATTCGATGGCGACTTTATGAACCTCAGCATTTACCTTATGTTTAAG GATGAAGTTCGATCAAGTGTTGACGACTGGTCAGCGCTGGGCATGCGCGGTAACCAATCTAGTCCTGTGGTGTGCGAAGGTGTATTGACTGCTGACAGACTTATTGGGTCATTTG GTGAATTCCCATTAGCTGCGCATGAGGTCATCGATCCATACTTCTTGTTGTTTAGCTCAGCATGCTGGAACGGAATTGCTTTGGGAGCCATTGACATCGCGAAGAAGCACGTGAAAAGAACGGAGCATGCTGATATGGGTTTACGCGTGGCAGACTTCCCAATCATACAG GATTACTTTGGCAAATGCCTGACAGAAACAAACTGTTCTCGAATGATGCTTTTCAGTGTTGCACAAGGAATGGATGACATGACAAACAACAACGATTGGTCAATTTACCAGGAACCAATTATGGTACCAAT TCGAGGTCAGTTTCATCATTGGTGCTTTCAAGTCAAGATTAAGGCAGCTACCAATGTCACTCAGGTGACAGATGACATGTTACACGCCTGTGGAGGGGTTGGATACAAGAAAGAACTTG GCTTGGAGCGTTTGCTACGCGATGGCAAGGCAGGATGGGTAATGGGAGCTAGCAATGAGGTACTGAGACAAGTGGTTGGAAAAACGAGCCTCTTTGGCCCTGAAGCAATTGACTTCTG GTGTAAGGTTCCTGATAGTCGAGCTCTTAACTTTGAGTTGAAGAAATTGACTGGAAGCGCGAAACGTGAACTGGCACGAAAGCTACTAAATGAAGCTgagaaagaagacaaaatcgAGAAAAATCAAAAGTGCCTATATGAAGATTTGGACTTTGACAACCCATTCAGCAACAGACCCCCTGCCATCTTAAAATCTCCGGACATCCAACATGGAATTAAGCACGCACGAAACCCTTGTCTAAATCCAAATGAATTTGTTGCATTGAGGCTCTTGTCCGTCAAATCACTCAGCGAAGTGGTTGCTGAGTATACCTTCGCCTTACCTCAGGCTACCGACTTCACTGGGTGCTTTCCCGGTCAGTATGTTCGAGTGAGACTCGGAAATAACCAACGATTTCTCTCACCTGTGACGCGCGCGAAGGAGCTTGGAAAAATTTCGCTATTACTGAAACACGAAACCCATGGCATCTTTTCTAACTCCATGCGCTCTCTTAAAATTG GTGATACGGCAGATTTCTCCGGACCTTGCGGTGGATACGAATACCAAGCAAACTCCACTTGTCACCTGACCCTTCTAGCGTCAGCTATGTCATGTCAGCCTGCTTTGCAGATTGTACGAGAAATAACGGCAAACCCAAGTGACCAAACTTCTGTATGTCTCTTACTCCACGCCAATAAACCAGCTGATATACCTTACCGACAAGAACTACAGAAGTACTCTGTTCACGACCATCGGATTCAAGTGTCATTCACCGTCACTGAAGTTGACTGCGACGATTGGGAGGGAGGAGAGGGTTACATCGATTCAAAACTTCTATCTAGTAAGCTCCCCTCCCAAGAAGAAACCAGTCATCGCGTGTTGGTGTGTGGTGGCCCTCGCATGATCATGGGAGTGCTCCAGGGGCTCCGAGAGCTAGGCTACTCAAGTGAGAAGATCTTTGTGTACGGTCAATTTGGGGTCCAACAGATTCGAGCTGTCTACGGAAAGTTTACTGAGCTGGCACAACAAagggagaaagaaaacaacaatgatAACAACATCACCATCGTCAAACTGAATGGATATGTCCATTAA
- the LOC141865847 gene encoding uncharacterized protein LOC141865847 isoform X3: MVTITCDENYEFPRKSLDALASLGLLGLIVPKALGGLGQNHACAAMVVETIARYGCSSTAMVYVMHLGAVASMLFRHHNNNTLQDVLRRLDKDRLVGTLVFSDPATGGHNWFPFSSKAKQLDDNTIQVLRYGAWVTSAGFADFYVVECTSPSFDGDFMNLSIYLMFKDEVRSSVDDWSALGMRGNQSSPVVCEGVLTADRLIGSFGEFPLAAHEVIDPYFLLFSSACWNGIALGAIDIAKKHVKRTEHADMGLRVADFPIIQDYFGKCLTETNCSRMMLFSVAQGMDDMTNNNDWSIYQEPIMVPIRGQFHHWCFQVKIKAATNVTQVTDDMLHACGGVGYKKELGLERLLRDGKAGWVMGASNEVLRQVVGKTSLFGPEAIDFWCKVPDSRALNFELKKLTGSAKRELARKLLNEAEKEDKIEKNQKCLYEDLDFDNPFSNRPPAILKSPDIQHGIKHARNPCLNPNEFVALRLLSVKSLSEVVAEYTFALPQATDFTGCFPGQYVRVRLGNNQRFLSPVTRAKELGKISLLLKHETHGIFSNSMRSLKIGDTADFSGPCGGYEYQANSTCHLTLLASAMSCQPALQIVREITANPSDQTSVCLLLHANKPADIPYRQELQKYSVHDHRIQVSFTVTEVDCDDWEGGEGYIDSKLLSSKLPSQEETSHRVLVCGGPRMIMGVLQGLRELGYSSEKIFVYGQFGVQQIRAVYGKFTELAQQREKENNNDNNITIVKLNGYVH, encoded by the exons ATGGTTACG ATCACGTGCGATGAAAATTACGAGTTTCCAAGAAAGAGCCTGGATGCTTTGGCGTCGCTTGGACTTCTGGGACTCATTGTACCCAAGGCATTAGGCGGGCTGGGCCAGAACCACGCATGTGCTGCAATGGTTGTAGAGACAATCGCCAGATATGGTTGTTCTAGTACTGCTATGGTCTACG TCATGCACCTCGGAGCAGTAGCATCAATGCTGTTCCGTCACCACAACAATAACACTCTTCAAGATGTTCTCAGACGCTTGGACAAAGACAGATTAGTTGGTACTCTGGTGTTTAGTGACCCTGCCACAG GTGGCCACAACTGGTTCCCATTCTCCTCCAAAGCAAAGCAACTGGACGACAATACCATTCAGGTTTTGCGCTATGGGGCATGGGTAACAAGCGCTGGATTCGCAGATTTTTATGTTGTTGAATGCACGAGTCCCTCATTCGATGGCGACTTTATGAACCTCAGCATTTACCTTATGTTTAAG GATGAAGTTCGATCAAGTGTTGACGACTGGTCAGCGCTGGGCATGCGCGGTAACCAATCTAGTCCTGTGGTGTGCGAAGGTGTATTGACTGCTGACAGACTTATTGGGTCATTTG GTGAATTCCCATTAGCTGCGCATGAGGTCATCGATCCATACTTCTTGTTGTTTAGCTCAGCATGCTGGAACGGAATTGCTTTGGGAGCCATTGACATCGCGAAGAAGCACGTGAAAAGAACGGAGCATGCTGATATGGGTTTACGCGTGGCAGACTTCCCAATCATACAG GATTACTTTGGCAAATGCCTGACAGAAACAAACTGTTCTCGAATGATGCTTTTCAGTGTTGCACAAGGAATGGATGACATGACAAACAACAACGATTGGTCAATTTACCAGGAACCAATTATGGTACCAAT TCGAGGTCAGTTTCATCATTGGTGCTTTCAAGTCAAGATTAAGGCAGCTACCAATGTCACTCAGGTGACAGATGACATGTTACACGCCTGTGGAGGGGTTGGATACAAGAAAGAACTTG GCTTGGAGCGTTTGCTACGCGATGGCAAGGCAGGATGGGTAATGGGAGCTAGCAATGAGGTACTGAGACAAGTGGTTGGAAAAACGAGCCTCTTTGGCCCTGAAGCAATTGACTTCTG GTGTAAGGTTCCTGATAGTCGAGCTCTTAACTTTGAGTTGAAGAAATTGACTGGAAGCGCGAAACGTGAACTGGCACGAAAGCTACTAAATGAAGCTgagaaagaagacaaaatcgAGAAAAATCAAAAGTGCCTATATGAAGATTTGGACTTTGACAACCCATTCAGCAACAGACCCCCTGCCATCTTAAAATCTCCGGACATCCAACATGGAATTAAGCACGCACGAAACCCTTGTCTAAATCCAAATGAATTTGTTGCATTGAGGCTCTTGTCCGTCAAATCACTCAGCGAAGTGGTTGCTGAGTATACCTTCGCCTTACCTCAGGCTACCGACTTCACTGGGTGCTTTCCCGGTCAGTATGTTCGAGTGAGACTCGGAAATAACCAACGATTTCTCTCACCTGTGACGCGCGCGAAGGAGCTTGGAAAAATTTCGCTATTACTGAAACACGAAACCCATGGCATCTTTTCTAACTCCATGCGCTCTCTTAAAATTG GTGATACGGCAGATTTCTCCGGACCTTGCGGTGGATACGAATACCAAGCAAACTCCACTTGTCACCTGACCCTTCTAGCGTCAGCTATGTCATGTCAGCCTGCTTTGCAGATTGTACGAGAAATAACGGCAAACCCAAGTGACCAAACTTCTGTATGTCTCTTACTCCACGCCAATAAACCAGCTGATATACCTTACCGACAAGAACTACAGAAGTACTCTGTTCACGACCATCGGATTCAAGTGTCATTCACCGTCACTGAAGTTGACTGCGACGATTGGGAGGGAGGAGAGGGTTACATCGATTCAAAACTTCTATCTAGTAAGCTCCCCTCCCAAGAAGAAACCAGTCATCGCGTGTTGGTGTGTGGTGGCCCTCGCATGATCATGGGAGTGCTCCAGGGGCTCCGAGAGCTAGGCTACTCAAGTGAGAAGATCTTTGTGTACGGTCAATTTGGGGTCCAACAGATTCGAGCTGTCTACGGAAAGTTTACTGAGCTGGCACAACAAagggagaaagaaaacaacaatgatAACAACATCACCATCGTCAAACTGAATGGATATGTCCATTAA